Part of the Sander lucioperca isolate FBNREF2018 chromosome 1, SLUC_FBN_1.2, whole genome shotgun sequence genome is shown below.
CAGGCAGAGTTAAAGCCAGAGCAATAAATAAGACATATTATGGCCTTttaacgtgatgaattatgtaaaacaataaaaagttaatATATAACTACTTTACCCTCATTCTGCCAGGCCTAAGTGTATTGTAACTATATTGTAGGTGTGGGCTtatgtgtgtgcattcatgtgtgtgtgtgtgtgtgtgtgtgtgtgtgtgtgtgtgtgtgtcctacgcTCTCATGAATGTGTCAGTGTTGGAAATGCCTGTCTGAGTGTTTGCTGAAGGAGCTGCTGATGTACGTAGATGTGAGCTCATTTTTTTTACGACAGGACAGGGATACTGGCATGTTTCGCAGATGTTCGCTAACTTGTCCTTCCTCTTTTTGTGCTTTTATCTTCATTTCTGAGATGCTTTCAACACATGCAAAGATAACCTTCTCTGTGTATAAAAAGATATATCAAAagataatacaaaataatccTTGCCACTGCAGAGGATCAAGTCATTGTAATTCAGCGCATGCAGCTTGCCAAGGctgagtttctgtgtgttttttgtttccCACAGTCCCAAACGCAGCGAACCCCGTGGCGCCGGAGGCTCCAATAGACAACACCATACCGGAGTCCAGTCCTAGTCCGCCTGATGTGGGTCAGAGTGGACCCGATATGCCAGGAAACTCTGGTGAGCAGATTGACTGACCAACATTATACCCATAAACTGCAGCTTCAGACTCTATACTGAATGCGTTCTAGTTTCTAGAGTGCaaatattttagtaaaataaaggtttttgAAGTGTAAAATACGAATATACACAGCCTCGAGGCTTCCTCTAATAATTAATCACATTTAGcctgaaaagagaaaataaaaatcatagtTGACTCTCCCAAAGTAAGTAATCTCTCACATGGCTTTTTCAGTCCTTTGATATCTGGGGGTCAACATGTAGAAAAAGATGTAAAGCCAGTGGTGTACAGAATAACACAATACTCACAAAATACAGCTtctataataaaacaataagaaaCCCCACCCAAAACAAATACAGCTCATCTGGAGTCCCTTTCTCATTAATACTGTACACAAAGCGTGTGCTGCACTCAAGGAAACTTAAAGACATACCTCTttattatatatctttttaaaCCTCATTAGAATTGCAGATAAATGAAGATTAAAAGCGGAGATAATTGAAGAAGTCACTGGAGCCTTGTTGGAGGCTCTGGGCCCTCCTTGTTTCCTGTGTTCACCAGCACCTTTCATAACTGCTTCCCACAGAAGGAACCACTTTTTTGACTTACTCCACAACTTTATGGCACAAACTTCCGCCAAGTACAGACTGTTCTGCCTGTCCCAATGTGATAAGCTGCCCTCATTTAATAATTGCTTAGTTGACATTAGTTTCTCTATAAAAAGATTTCCTAATGTCACTTTTTCCTATGCTCGGGCTTTTACCTGTCTACCATTGTTAGATCAGTGATTATGTCAAGTGAAGAAGTGAAGGGTGGAATGAAGGACATGTCACTGCAGTTTGAGGGGCTGATATTTCAGGAAAGAAatgtctgacagctttactcCAGCTCTCTCCAGTGCCCAGAATGTACGAAATTCCTCGCGCCTCTGATTTCACCGATAAGGCTCGAACCGGTAGCTGTCGGTGATGTCACTTAGTCGTGATAAGGCGCAAGGCACAGTTATCccctccttttaaaaaaaaattgttaagtGCACAGTGGTCAGCCGAGTGCGGAGACACAGTCATTAGTGGTGATGGCAGTCTCCGGAGGTATGAGGCTTTCGTGTGCCtgtgggggagggaggggggtggggggtgggggggggtcatGGACAGTAAAGAGGTGGTggtgggaggaggaggtgagTGCTGCTCTTTGGCAGCAGCTGCATGCATACATGGAAAACAGATTTGGTTCTTCTCAGATTTCAGTCAGTAGAGGAGCCAGTCATTCTCTTTCTCATCCAGTAACAGCCCCCCCATCCCAGACAAAAggataaaataaaatcagatgTTCAGATATGCCCCCTCATTTTCCCCCCATATCTCACTTGGTCTTTGCCATACAAATGTGGCCTCGACATGTCATACAAGTTGCCAAGGCTCAATCTTATCAGAGCAGGAATCTTTGTTATGATGAGTGATGTCTACAGATTTCATTAGGAGTCTATTTTGAATGAGCTAATTCAATTAGATTACATCAATGGGGCTGTTAGTCATGTAGAGCAAACAACAAACAGGGATGTGATCACAGTTGATTTAGGCATAGAACAGTAAGATCTGCACATGACAGGACTGGCTTACAGTAAATGATATTACTCCTCTGATTGTTCGGCAGTCTCTAAGGGACTGTATGAAAatgatttgggggggggggtagggcTGCTGACTCAtacccccctcccacctccccttctgttaaaaaaactgcaatatctcaaaataataatttatggcAAACTTAACAAAATAGTGAAACACAGCCACTCACTGTTTTTGCTTAAGGAGCTGCTACATAAACTGTTATTATAGCCACCAAATGTAAACCAGGAACAGCTCTGTGCTGCTGAGCTTGTGCACTGCCATATTTTCACTACACACCATTTCCTCTGCATATGGCAAAATGCACCTTTATGGCTCATATGAAAGCCATATTTTTGATGGGTCTATTTGGTCTCCTTTTTATATAATAAATctcacaaataataaaaaaatatgtggtaagaaaaaaataaaagacccTTCTCTTCTTGTTctccaaaaaaagtcagactGCCCCCCTTTAATAAACCCTCCCTAATAATTTATGTACAGTCTCTAAGCAGTCTCTCTTTTTATTTCTCCCTCTAGACACCATTAATCAGGGCCCGGCTGGTCCCCCGGGAAACTCGGACGGCATCCTTAGCTCCAAAGTGGCCATTTTCTCCGCCATCGGGGTCGGCTGCATCATCTTCCTCctgctcatcctcctcctcgtcaTTCTGCTCATCAAGATGCGCAAGCGCTCCAGGAAAAACGGCCACTCGCAGCCACGCCCCTCGGCGCTGTCACTCAGCACGCTGTCCAATCCCAAGCTGCCCGGGGGCACGTCTGGCACGGAACCCAGTGACATCATCATTCCGCTGCGGACAGAGAACAACTACTGCCCTCACTATGAGAAGGTGAGCGGCGACTATGGCCACCCCGTCTACATTGTCCAGGAGATGCCCCCGCAGAGCCCTGCCAACATCTACTACAAAGTCTGACACGCTCCGCACAGCGACAGTCAGGAACGAGAAAGAGAGGAGCGCTTGATTAATGTTCTTGGGAAGAACACTTTCCTTTGAATTTTGGGGACTTGATGCTTCTTCAAGCCCGTGTTATTTTTACCACCTGCTGCACAAATCTGGAGAGACACGCACTGACCAGTAACCAGCAGGGTTGTGAGCTGACTGCTGAGAGATGTTTATTCtgtttgtttgggttgtctGACAGTCCCCACCTACCTGCCCCTTCTCCTCCTCGCCTCACCTCCCCACCTTCTACATCTCCCCCACTGTTCTCCTAcacgggggtggggggtgggggactGGAGCGAACCAACAGATGGAACTCTAGCTTCCTGGTTCACTGTCCCCTTTAACGGGCAGGATATAACTTATCTCAGTTCCCTGAAGTACAGTCTGTGCTACACCCAATTAAACACACCATCCCAGCACACTAGCCAGGAACAGGCAGACACAGGCCCCGGATGCCACTCAGCCTGCAGTTTGTGTGCAAgcataaaatgtgtgtgtgtgtgtgtgtgtgtgtgtgtgtgtgtgtgtgtgtgtgtgtgtgtgtgtgtgtgtgtgtgtgtgtgtgtgtgtgtgtgtgtttgcgtgtgtgttagTCAGGGCTCCGTGCTGGGCCAGGAAACTCTCCAGATAGCTCAGGTATCAGACAGTGTGTGAAATAATGTGTTCCTCTCCCTTCGCACCTCTGATGTTTGCCTTACTTACTATTTTTGATGGAGGATTTCCTCGAACCCTGATTCAGTTCACAAAGCAGTTGTATTTTGTTAGACTTTTCCTACAAGTGCACAATGTATAGAGTTGAATAGATCATCATTATCACTCCATCTTCTCACCACCCATGTCATCcattatgttcatttttttcCTGAGAAAGAGAACCTTGACCTGGACTGTTGATGTCATAGTGTGTATGTGGTTCCTGGAAAACTCCCTTCTCCACTGGTCTGATATGAGCTTAACCATTACTCTGGTATTTATGACCTGCTTGTGTGTATTTGAGGGTGTGTCctgactgtgagtgtgtgtgtgtgtgtgtgtgtgtgtgtgtgtgtgtgtttgggcatGTTCAGACCAGTCCTGTATCTGGGCAGACTTACTGGCTTAAGGGTTGAACACTAAGTTACTGTATCGTAATATCGTATCGTATTCaaaaacaagacagacagactgacgcGCCGACAAACAGACAAGCCCAAGATCTTACAAAACCCTTCCACCACTCCAGTTGGCACTGATTGAAGGTTGTATTGTCTCTGATGAGCTTTCGGGGAGATGGTTTTTAAGACAGCAGGCaggttgtatttgtttattctgGATTCCGGTGCTACGGTATAAGCATCAAACAGTTAGTTTGGTGCCTCCTGCCTGGGCGAGGTGGGCGTTGGTTGTGTGGTACGGCACTGATTGGCTGGCCTACATAGGTAGGATGCCCTATATATAAGTTGGACGGCGAGCTACGGCTGAACATTGGGATACAATATTGTTAGATGCCAATTGGCTGCCATCTGTGGATGAGTCAGTGGAGTGCGCAGTCAGTGGCGTCGCCAGCGTGTGACTAATCTATGTGCCATCTCTGTGCCCACACTCACCAGccggggaggagagagagcaagagtgGCGGATAAAGAAGAAAATGTTCCTGTGACTTGGCTTTAACCTGAAAGGAAGATGGCGGTGTGGATGGGGATGATGGGTGAGGTGGGGGGAGAGGGGCGGAGGTAGTTTAGCATTCATTTTTCCATCCTCTCACCAGTTGTGCTGTGAATAAAAATGCTGTGCAGAATATTCCTCAGTCAAGGTGTTCAGCCAGCGAGGACACTGCAACCCAGCTATCACACAGCCCAGGGCAGCGGCACCGAGACAGGATTTACTGCAGCtggatgtgtgcatgtgtgcacacatCCAGCTCGCTTTTAGGTGATGGGGATGGGTGGTGTTTGAATCTGTCTCTGTGCACATTTAGGTGCTTTTATGTGTGAGTGCTTATTTGTGCTTATATTTGCAGTTTTTCTCGGTGTGTATGAATGCTTCTGTGGTCGAGCAGCTGAACACAGACTTGTTTTGGGACTGGAAATAGGTGCTCCAAACAGTGTGGCTGCCAAAGTACGGAGCGCCGCAGTCCCAGTTAATGATGtgtgagaggagaggggagcaGATAAGGACAGCTATTCCTCAGACACGAGCTGACGTTTGAcgcacatgtgcacacatacgcacagacacacagagactgacGGGTCCAGGTTTATCTCCAGTCAAACGGTCAGACTGCCTGTGAATGTTTATTTACCGGCAGAGACACCTATCATCCGCTGCCACATACTATTGCCATCCACGGATATACACTGCTGAGTTAAAAGGCAGCCCAGCTTGAAGACTCTAGGAAGACTCCGGTGGCTTTTGCGTGTCGTTAACCTCAGAGTTAACAACCTAAACAGCTGCTCGTGCTTTTGTGGTCCTGTGTTTTAACTCAGCATGCAGCCCTCAGTGGCCCTCTGTGAAACACATTTAGATCAAATATTTTTGTTTCGGATCGGTGCGCATCCATTCACCTACACCAGCCAAGGGAGTCATTACCAAATTACCACAAACCATATCTCATTTTTATTCATTCTAGTGACCACTTAATGTTATTAAAATTTTGggggtgggagaaaaaaaaactaaaaggagacaacagagaaatgtaaatatatggATAGAGCCCAATTTAAGATGTAATTTCACCTGAACACTGCTCATAAGAAAAATTTAAGATTAGATTTTTGTAATGGAGGATGTTTGTAAATAGCTGTctttttaaagtgtgttttgtATGAATCATTGCATTGTTGTCTCTGTTtgcaatatgtttttattttcttttctttagagttaaac
Proteins encoded:
- the efnb1 gene encoding ephrin-B1, with product MAGLGCWKYYLWIFILMCRSALPSAKSLETIIWSSQNPKFVAGKGLVIYPDIGDKLDIICPKADQGRDYEFYKLYLVKREQAESCSTVLDPNVLVNCNKPEKDIKFTIKFQEFSPNYMGLEFKRNVNYYITSTSNGTVEGLENREGGVCKSRAMKVIMKVGQVPNAANPVAPEAPIDNTIPESSPSPPDVGQSGPDMPGNSDTINQGPAGPPGNSDGILSSKVAIFSAIGVGCIIFLLLILLLVILLIKMRKRSRKNGHSQPRPSALSLSTLSNPKLPGGTSGTEPSDIIIPLRTENNYCPHYEKVSGDYGHPVYIVQEMPPQSPANIYYKV